AGCTGCTGGCGAACACCAGCAACGGTAGGCCGGGTGCCAATATTGGCAACACCGGGTAATGGCTCTGGACCCAAGCCATACACATCAACCGCATACACTCCTTTCACCGGAGCGACTAAACGTTTTAACGGCAAATTCGCCGTGGGGAAGCCAATCGTCCGCCCCAGCTCATCACCATGAACCACTCGGCCGGAAATGCTATAGGGGTGGCCAAGCAACGCCTCAGCCAACACCAAATCATCATCAAACAGTGCCTGACGAATAGCGGTGCTGCTAATGCGCAACCCACCATCACAAAAGCTATCTGTGCTGATAACATCGAAACCAAATTCAGCACCGGCTTGTTGTAACAGCTGAAAATCCCCCTGACGCTCTGCGCCAAAGCGGAAATCATCACCAACAGTTAAAAACTTAACACCCAACTTATCTACCAGCAACTGGGCAACGAAAGCTTGCGCAGTATTAGCGGCAAAACGCGGATCAAATTTTACGCACAACAGATAATCAACGCCGGCCTCGGCCAGATATCTGGCTTTATCCCGCAGGCGTGTCAGCCTTGCTGGTGCTTTGTCCGCTGCAAACAATTCCAGAGGTTGCGGTTCAAATATCATAACCATTACGGGCAACCCTAAGCGCCGACCTTCACGCTTTAGCTGCTCCAATAAGGCCTGATGTCCACGATGGACACCATCAAAGTTACCGATAGTTAGCACGCAACCATGGTGGCGTGCCCGGATATTATGTATACCGCGAATTAGCTCCATAGCTGGCTCAAAACAGTGGAAATCGCCGGATTATACCTTGTACAGCCCTTAAGGTTAACCCGCGATTGGTACCTTTAACCGAAAGTCATACCATTTTGCCAATATTGTGCAGGTAAAATCCCTTTTACTCACTTTATCCTGTAGAATGCGCACGGAGTTTGAATACAGAAGCAGGCTGAGATTTTTACAAGAACCACCGTCGAATCCCTTCAAGGCAGTGAACTGTGGATTTTTCTTTCGAAAGACTGTATTCCGCAGTGTGAAGCTGGTAAAATCCCGCTCCATCACAACGTAGCAAGTGCCGCCCGTACAAACGGCGCTTATTTGCACAAATCCATTGACAAACGAAGGCTAAAAGGGCATATTCCTCGGCCTTTGAATTGTCCTCAATAGAATATATTTGGGAGTTGGACCTTGGCTAATATCAAATCAGCTAAGAAACGCGCCGTACAGTCTGAGAAACGCCGCAAGCATAACGCTAGCCGTCGCTCAATGGTGCGTACCTTCATTAAGAAGGTGTATGCGGCAATTGCAGCTGGCGATAAAGACGCAGCGCAAAAAGCATTTAATGAAATGCAACCAATCGTGGATCGTCAGTCCTGTAAAGGTCTGATCCACAAAAACAAAGCAGCGCGCCATAAGTCAAACTTAGTCGCGCAAATCAACGCAATGCAGTAATTGCATTACGTCGATTGCTTAGTAAAAAGACCGGCCTAGGCCGGTTTTTTTATATCCAATGATTGATATTGCTTACAATTTAACCTCTTTACTGTCAGCCCGATCTATACCCTATAGATTTCGAGTTGCAGGTAGGCGGCAACGAAATGAATCCAAGGAGTTGAGATAACTCAATGGATTGGGGGAGTGATGGCAGCCAACACTCCTGCATATTGAAAGATGACGGGGATAGTTAGCCGCTGAAAAGCGCGGAAAAATCTTTGTTACATACTCGTTGTACTGCCGGATGTTGGATCATCCGCTCGGCAAAAATCACGTAATACTCTTCCTGCACACTGTCTAAGCGGCCAATTTCAACAATCTGGTCATCTTTAGCATAGGTATCAGCAGCGTACATTGTCGGTGCGACAAAAATAGCATTGTTATAAATAGCGAAAGCATTCATCAGTGCCGCGTCATCAAACTCCCCCAGAATCTCTACCTGTAGCCCTTTG
The sequence above is drawn from the Yersinia intermedia genome and encodes:
- the ribF gene encoding bifunctional riboflavin kinase/FAD synthetase; this translates as MELIRGIHNIRARHHGCVLTIGNFDGVHRGHQALLEQLKREGRRLGLPVMVMIFEPQPLELFAADKAPARLTRLRDKARYLAEAGVDYLLCVKFDPRFAANTAQAFVAQLLVDKLGVKFLTVGDDFRFGAERQGDFQLLQQAGAEFGFDVISTDSFCDGGLRISSTAIRQALFDDDLVLAEALLGHPYSISGRVVHGDELGRTIGFPTANLPLKRLVAPVKGVYAVDVYGLGPEPLPGVANIGTRPTVAGVRQQLEVHLLDVTMDLYGCHIDVVLRAKLRNEQRFASLDALKQQIAHDVVTARTFFGLKTPV
- the rpsT gene encoding 30S ribosomal protein S20, which produces MANIKSAKKRAVQSEKRRKHNASRRSMVRTFIKKVYAAIAAGDKDAAQKAFNEMQPIVDRQSCKGLIHKNKAARHKSNLVAQINAMQ